From the genome of Streptomyces sp. NBC_00659, one region includes:
- a CDS encoding metal-dependent phosphohydrolase has protein sequence MLAAVRALALLLALLALGVTLWEGLDQRGTALAFGLLIAVGELARWSGAEERESAPLGAAGALAYALLGENAGHRTDHGVLQVVAVVVAAALIGCVPHVARGQAPTLDHLSRRVLTVTFAAVCFQPLYDRGRLLEWGGSAQALLLVALLVLTTLWDAVLAAVTAHARTRWPFGPLLRDELRATLGIGSAVCATGAVMALAVAVVGLWALPVFSLPLLLTQLSFRRYAAVRVTYRQTIASLARATEIAGYTPAGHARRVAALSRAVGRELGLSEPGLTVLEYAALMHDIGQLSLVDPVPAGATAALPAAEQRRIALLGGAVVRQTGVEAEVAVVVERQADPYREQPVTARIVRTVNAYEEMAWAAGPTGPLTALEKLRLATARDYQPEVVEALARVVSRAGLTLPRAG, from the coding sequence CTGCTCGCGGCGGTGCGCGCCCTCGCCCTTCTCCTCGCGCTCCTCGCCCTCGGCGTCACCCTCTGGGAAGGGCTCGACCAACGCGGCACGGCGCTGGCCTTCGGCCTGCTCATAGCCGTCGGCGAGCTCGCCCGGTGGAGCGGGGCCGAGGAACGGGAGTCCGCACCCCTCGGGGCCGCCGGAGCCCTCGCGTACGCGCTGCTCGGCGAGAACGCCGGGCACCGCACCGACCACGGTGTCCTCCAGGTCGTCGCCGTGGTCGTGGCGGCGGCACTGATCGGCTGCGTTCCGCACGTGGCACGGGGACAGGCGCCGACGCTCGACCATCTCTCCCGCCGCGTCCTGACCGTCACCTTCGCCGCCGTCTGCTTCCAACCCCTCTACGACCGGGGCAGGTTGCTGGAATGGGGCGGCTCGGCGCAGGCACTGTTGCTGGTCGCGCTGCTGGTCCTCACCACACTGTGGGACGCCGTGCTCGCGGCGGTGACGGCCCACGCGCGGACCCGGTGGCCGTTCGGGCCGCTGCTGCGCGACGAACTGCGGGCCACCCTCGGGATCGGTTCGGCGGTGTGCGCGACCGGGGCCGTGATGGCGCTCGCGGTCGCGGTGGTCGGACTGTGGGCCCTGCCCGTCTTCTCGCTGCCGCTGCTGCTCACCCAGCTCTCCTTCCGGCGCTACGCGGCCGTGCGGGTCACCTACCGGCAGACGATCGCGTCCCTCGCGCGCGCGACCGAGATCGCCGGGTACACACCGGCCGGTCACGCCCGGCGGGTGGCCGCCCTCAGCCGGGCCGTGGGCCGCGAGCTGGGCCTGTCCGAGCCCGGCCTCACCGTCCTGGAATACGCGGCGCTGATGCACGACATCGGGCAGCTCAGCCTGGTCGACCCGGTGCCGGCCGGCGCCACCGCCGCGCTTCCGGCGGCCGAGCAGCGGCGGATCGCGCTGCTCGGCGGCGCCGTCGTACGGCAGACCGGGGTGGAGGCCGAGGTCGCCGTCGTGGTGGAGCGGCAGGCGGACCCGTACCGGGAGCAGCCGGTCACCGCGCGCATCGTGCGGACCGTGAACGCATACGAGGAGATGGCCTGGGCAGCAGGGCCCACAGGGCCGCTGACAGCGCTGGAGAAGCTGCGGCTGGCCACCGCCCGCGACTACCAGCCGGAGGTCGTGGAGGCGCTGGCCCGGGTCGTGTCCCGAGCCGGTCTGACCTTGCCCCGGGCTGGGTAA